One window from the genome of Candidatus Margulisiibacteriota bacterium encodes:
- a CDS encoding BtpA/SgcQ family protein, whose protein sequence is MHKKTIAINQVPIPEGGNFRHDTPTQIIGMLNMPTNIIFQGQPDWLNHLGIPGMTANDWKTVQNIRSIYNELLNEKSPSDVDFQTFDQDFNGILAFKKLERLEYRIQKLSFYKWLEDRMLMEAAAYLKHGVNIMQFENIAAPYQFRNNVLIEDRLLMHTLINSYRKEYPAVPTGIQILCFAENIALELAIRHKLFYVRGESLLFTGHRPEGDTPNSGNQAKFYYIRNLFNGLQEKPNIYPKLYVDLLKKHTSFPQELQDLQLWLDQVEFTKLEGIIITGSETGQPVNEKDLEQARKHLNKVYEKTNQRVPGKGISVPLITGSGANNDNIAMYTKFANAIIVGSYHKQFGYWEFAIDENRLAKFMNAFRQSLK, encoded by the coding sequence ATGCATAAAAAAACCATAGCGATAAATCAGGTGCCAATACCAGAAGGAGGAAATTTCAGGCACGATACACCGACACAAATAATAGGTATGTTGAATATGCCCACGAACATCATTTTTCAAGGCCAACCGGACTGGTTAAATCATCTGGGCATTCCAGGTATGACTGCTAATGACTGGAAAACAGTTCAAAATATCCGCTCAATCTATAATGAATTATTAAATGAAAAATCTCCGTCAGATGTGGATTTCCAGACTTTTGATCAGGATTTTAACGGTATTCTGGCTTTCAAAAAGCTGGAGAGACTGGAATACAGGATACAAAAACTTAGTTTTTACAAATGGCTGGAAGACAGAATGCTGATGGAAGCCGCAGCCTACTTAAAGCATGGCGTCAACATCATGCAATTTGAAAACATCGCGGCGCCATATCAATTCAGAAATAATGTGCTGATTGAAGATAGATTGCTGATGCATACTTTAATAAACTCCTATCGAAAAGAATATCCCGCGGTACCGACCGGAATACAAATACTTTGTTTTGCGGAAAACATTGCTCTGGAATTGGCTATACGCCACAAACTGTTTTATGTTCGCGGCGAATCTTTACTATTCACCGGGCACAGACCGGAAGGTGATACGCCGAATAGCGGAAATCAGGCAAAATTTTATTACATACGCAACCTGTTCAACGGACTTCAGGAAAAACCCAATATTTATCCGAAACTGTATGTAGACTTGTTAAAAAAACATACTTCCTTCCCTCAGGAATTACAGGATTTACAGCTGTGGCTGGACCAGGTGGAATTTACCAAACTGGAAGGTATTATCATCACCGGCTCGGAAACAGGACAGCCGGTTAATGAAAAAGATCTGGAGCAGGCCAGAAAACATCTGAACAAAGTTTATGAGAAAACCAATCAGCGCGTGCCGGGCAAAGGCATCAGCGTTCCCTTAATAACAGGCTCTGGTGCTAATAATGATAACATAGCCATGTATACAAAATTCGCCAACGCCATTATTGTCGGTTCCTATCATAAACAGTTCGGTTATTGGGAATTTGCCATAGATGAAAACCGTCTGGCCAAATTTATGAATGCTTTCCGCCAGTCATTAAAATAA